The genomic segment atcatcttcagctgtttcatcattggccttctttccatcataaggtcagaagtggggatgttcgccgatggttgcacaatgtccagcaccattcacgactccccagtttctgaagcagtccatgtccaaatgcagcaagatctgaataATACCCAGGCTTGAGCTTACAAATAGCAAGTAAcaatcgtgccacacaagtgtcaggcaatgaccatctccaacaagggagaatccaaccatcgctcctaaatgttcgatggcattaccatcactgaatcccccacatacTGGGggctactattgaccagaaactgaactggactagccatataaactctgtggctacaagggcaggtcagaggctagcaatcatgccatgagtaactcatctcctgactccccagagcctgtctaccatctacaaggcacaagtcaggagtgtgatggaatactccccacttgcctggatgagtgcagctcccacaacattcaaaaagcttgacCCCAATCAAggcaatgcagcctgcttgattggcaaaccatccacaaacattcaatccttccaccaccaacgcacagtagcagcagtgtgtaccatctacaagatgcactgcaggaattcacaaaggctcctttgatagcaccttccaaacccacgactactaccacctagaaggacaagggcagcagatagatggcaacatcaccacctggaaattcccctccaagtcactcatgatcttgacttggaaatatgttgccattccttcactgttgcttggtcaaaatcctggaacgccctccttAATTGCAATATGGGTGTACCtttcccacatggactgcagtggttcaagaaagcagctcaccaccgccttctcaagggcaattagagatgggcaatcaatgctggcccagccagcaaagcccacatcccatgaatgattttttttaaatattgataTTGAAAACGTCTTGgacattttgaaataaaaacttgCAGCAGACCAGGCTTTAGGAAGAAGATAAGGGGCAATGAACCTCTTCAAGGAAACCAATCTGTGCTTCAAGTACAGGTGCAGGGCTAGAGTTGGGGGTATtcgtgttggtggtggtgtgctgGTTAATCAGTGAGGTCTTCATAACTTCTTAAACACCTCTTAACATTTACCTTTGTGTTAACTCTAAAAGATCTTTTCCTATTGTTTTATGTAATTTAACTTAGGGGTTTTGACAGAGTAGCAATAAATTGTTTCTACTGTAGTTATGCAACCAGAgaacacaaatttaagataattggcaaaagagctggCAGGTGAGgattgtggtggggtggtgggtgtgggggaagagggggaggcaggAAGTATTTTATTTATGCAGCAAGTgacatctggaatgcattgcctgaaaggatgatggaagcaGGTGCAATTGTAAATTTCAAACAGGAATtgaatatatacttgaaaagaaaatcTTCCAGGCCTATGGGCAAAGAGCAGATTAAATGGATAGCTTTTTGAAAGAACTAGCACACGCACAAAGTACCAaagggcttccttctgtgctatatagATCTACAAAgacattatttttaatattaatTTTACATGGAGAAGTACTGACTGCAATCGTTGCAGTGTTAAACATGCACTTTAACTTAAGAGTCCATGTGTGCCTTATGTTCAATGTGATGTGTGTGCTGTGGTGTTTCGCTCTCCTCTGTAAATTGGTGGGCCTTTATCTTTCTTATTCTCAAGTGATGACCAATAAAAGAAGTAGGTAAAGAGGAGAGCTGAGAAGTTTCCTGAAAACTTGTTTGTTATTCTGCTGACAACCTCGCTCAGTGTGTTTCAGACCCAGGACCTAACTAAGGGCCTGCATGTTTTGATCTGCATCTCCTGTCAAATGCCTGGAGACACGCGTTATCAGGAAACTGATGTTAACCTGAGAGAAAATCAGTTGTTTCTATGTCTCCACATATTCCTCTAATGAAGTTCAAGTCCTGGCTGTTGCCACTGATCTCTGCAACTTACATTTATGGGAACTATTCCAAAAGCTTCAATATTAAGTGGCTCACAAAGAGGTCAAATTGAATTTGCAGATATTTGATGAACATTCTGTAAATCATCATCAACTATAACACTTCATACTTTTGAACCACTTCTCAGTGAAGCAAACAACAATGAAAAAGTGAATTGAATACGCAATTCATGTTATAGACATTAGGATAGTctgacaattttttttattatagtTTCCAGAGCAAGACATAAAATTCATCCAAAGATGGAATTAAAATGGAATAATTTGCTTTAACAATATTATAATTTCATTATAGTTATAAGCTAGATATTAAAGAAGTGAATTTGCAGTTCTAGTATTCTTTACCTTGTGCAATATTGTGTCATATTTCATAAACAAAGATTTGATGTGCTTAGATATTAATTGCCATTTTAAGACACACAAGATTTTCTGAGAAAAATAGCATGTCATGctggaatgaataattaaaacaattagtaTATTTGAACTGAATATTAAAAAGTGTATTTCTTTCATAAATGGAACATGATAGCATGCAGCAACTCAGCTAATAGGTCAGAACAGATATCTGCAAAGTTATTTGTCTTCACATCAGTGTTTTGATTACAGCTATATGATCAATATTTAGGTATGTCTATTACAAATTTATATTCATTGAAGTAAAGTGTATCGGTGAAGAGAGCAGATTGACTTCATTGCACTTCATTTGGCTTGATAACTTAAGGTGTTGTGCTTGGATCCTTGCAGAGACCAAAGTTAGTGTTTGTTATTGAACCAATGATAGATTTATCGCCGTCACACTTCAGACCTTGTTGACAGGGACATTTGTAATAAACATTATACAGGAGCTGAAAGGAAAGACACAGTTTTAATATTTCCTCAATTTCATAAATAGGCTGAGTAGATCAGTCTTCCTAGGATTGGAGTATTTTACTTTCTTTTAAAGTGAATTGCTAGATGCCAAGGTTTTGTAGCCATACATCAAATTGTATTCATCATTACAGTCAGTGTAATACCATCACAATAGTTAGATTTATTTAAATGAGGCCAAGATTGACAGTAAACTTAATTATATCCttcatcccctcctcccccaattGCGAAGTCACAGAGTAGTATTAATGACAACTGTATGAAGGACTTTGGAATAGGCAATCAAACCCAACTGCAGAATGAGGATGTATAGTAAATGGTTCACTATTGGCAAAATATTAGGCTCATATACCATAGACATTGGCATTTAAATCAACCCTTGAACCCTCAAAAATCCCTCCAAGATGGGGTCAGCGTATACGCTAAGCATAAGAGTGAACCACCGATGTGATTGTGGGCGGTTGTCATCTTTGTAGTTCACCATGCAGGGTCTGCTTAGTGTCGGCATGTCTTAAACTCCCGTGCATCTTTACAACACAGCCCCTATTACCTGAGTGATCCTTTGCACCCAGTTATAAGATACcagtaaaacatttatttatggagtgaaaaattgaggctgactattaATGTAATAAAGTATGTTGTGGCTGAAAAGGGGAGTCATTTATAAGTTGAGTATATGCAAAACATGGTTTGCACAGCTGAAGATATGGGGTCATCTTATACACCAGATCAACTTATATGCTGCAAACTATGCCTCCTTTAAAAAAATAATCTCCATGTGCTTTAAAAAGATGCTTTAAAATAATTTTCCACTATATATgcggtgcagtgggtagcatgcCGGCCTCTGAGCTTGAAGCTCTGGGTTCACATCCACCTCCAGGACTTGAGGACAACAGAAGGTATATttataacgtggccaaacaggttgattagcaACCTGTAAATTCTTCCAATGTGCCTATGGAGGTGGCAAGAgtaggagagtctcctggtcagtcaggcttgatgtggagtggcaaCCCTCAAGCCAAAGCTTCTGGCAACAGACTGGCTACGTGTTCCAGGAAAAAATAGCTTTGGAAACAGATGTATGCGCATACTTTGCCTGCCTCGTGTGCCACTATGtgtgggaaggggaaggaagaaGCTACACAGCATAGGATATTGCTTTAAAGTGTTCGCCATGACTCCATGGTAACAGTCAAACCTCTGAGTTGGAATGttgtggttcaagtcccactccaaagacttgaggaGAAATTTGAGGCTGACTTTCTAACAACATGACTAAAGGAGTGCTACACCGTCAGAGATGCAATCTTTCAGCGAAGATGTTAaaatgaggccctgtctgctctctcgtAAACAATCCTGTGGTACTGTTAAAAGAAAAgcaggcaagtttttttttattcattcacgggatgtggacttcgctggctgggccagcatttattgcccatccctatttgtccttgagaaggtggtggtgagctgccttcttgaactgctgcagtccatgtggtgtaggtacacccacagtgctgtaaagaagggagttccaggattttggcccagcgacagtgaaggaacagctgtatatttccaagtcaggatggtgactgacttggagggaaacttccaggtggtggtgttcccatcagttctccctggtgttgtggcaatatttatccttcagtcaccaaaacagattatctggtcttatCATGTTGATGTTTCTGAGATTTGCAACGTGCAAATCGGCAGCTGCATTGCAAACATTGCATCCCCCAAAACTACTTAATtgcctgtaaagtactttgggacatcctgaggtcatgaaaggtgctgcataaatacaaacctttgttttttttaaattaggaaGTTGGAAGGAACTGATAGAGTAAGAACAATATAAAAAAACATGTTTTTCATATGAACAAACATtcaaatatttatatttatatctgtCTTATGTTCAAATAACTCTTTGCAGAATGAATGACATTTGGAATAAAGTGAATGTTGTGATGTAGGTAAATATAGTTCTGCAGGAATAATAAACAGCAAAGAGGTCTCAGTAACAGAATGATGCAAAGGAATGACTTTTCCATTTATGTTTAGATCCCCTCAATACTGGCTGATGAAATAATTAATATTTTTTATTACTGAAGATAACTTTAAAATTGAACACTTACATGATTTGAGCATGCGTTTCCTTCAGCACCTTTATCAGCACACCTTGCAAGACTCAGTCCAGTTTCTCGCTGGCAGCATCGACTCTTGCATTGAAAGCTTCCAACGCAGAGCTCTCCAtcactctttttaaaaataagacacATATTATACTTGTTAAAATCAAACAGCAAAACTAATTGTTCAATGACAAAATGTAATTTCTAAAAATGTATCCGCCAGATTACTTCAGTCATACACCTCTCATCCTTTGAAACCACAACAAAGAAAATGAAGAGGCATTAGCAACATGGATTATATGAAAAATTTGCAAACGAAGGTGCTTTTAAAACTATTATACATTTTTACAGAGCACATAAATGTTAATCATTTTTACAGAAGAATCAAtcatccagcttccttttgagaTATTTTACTAACCAGCTGTGTTATACTTGGGCTTTTCATTAAACATATTTTTGGCCAAAGCACAGAATGGCTTCATTTCTGTCACACTGATTTATTTAATAAGGAGAAAACACCATTGTATGACAGTAAATGGTTCCTTAAAACACTTCAGTGAATTTAACTGAGTGTTCACCCGCTCATCTTCCGTACTTGAGTGGAAAAGCCATGGGAACCTCAAGAAAATGACACCACTTTTCTAGGATTTCCACTGAAGTTAAAATGGATAAGTGAAGGAAAGTCAACCCCAGTAGCATGGTAATAAGTCAATTAAACTGCGTGTAACCTCTTTCACAGTAACTTCACCATTGTTCACTGATATTGCATTGCCTTGTATACAAAGTTGTTTTCCAAATGTTTCCACAAGACCTTACCAGGTTCAGGAACAATCCTCTCTCTGGAGCTGCTATTCCAACTGCAATGCAGCACGCTAGGTAGACCAGTATTACCTTCATGTTGCACATGCTAGACAGTAGCTAGGGTAATGAGGGAATTCCAATTCTTCCTTTTATAGCCATTCAATAAGTCAAATGTGAAAGTTAATCATTAAATTTGACATTTCTAATCACTGCAATTATTGCAAAATATAATTCATTACGATTACTGGTCTGGGACTTCAACAGATGTACTATGTGTAAGCTGTTAATTAGTGATGACTGTTctcctttccttttttttatgTACTTTCTCTTATTTCAAACAGATGTTCTGTCAAATTTTGATCACTATGTTTACCTTTCACACTACATTAGTTGGTGTTATCAGCCCTGATCATGTCTTAATTTTATCCCTAACACTTTTAGACATAGAAAAGCAAACAAATTGACAAACTTGTCTGATGAATTACTCCTGGCCATGTATAATGTAGCTGCAGGGTTTTTTAAATCAAATCACAATTTTAGGTCACTTAATGGGTTAAAAGTTCAAGTGCACTGTGTTGGGTATGTTGAACAGAATGGAGTTATGCCTGATGATGgaaaatggtctctttctgtactTTGCTTTCTATAACCAAGCATAAGTATGGTTACAATTCACCACAGTGTCCTTTGGCCCAGAAAATTAGAAAACTAATCAGCCAGGGATCCCATCAACAATTGCTATCCAATAGTAGTTGCTCACAAGTGTGCATGCAGGAATATCAGGAGAGCAAAGGATCAGGTCAATTATGATGGTCTCCATGGACAAACAACCTGCTGATAATCACTGTCCAGGCTCAAGACAATGAAAAACCATCTGTGGCCACGGAGCAATGTCCAACATTATTCAACATCTGCAGATAACCATCAAACTGGCATTGGAATGtgtaaccttaaccctaaaccaTTCAAAGAACCATACAGTTTAATGGAAAAGCTTATTTGGGtgagcactctctctcccttccccactttaacacacccactcaccaaaATGTTTATCTTCTAATAAATGCCAAAAATCATCCTAAGAAACTTGACTACTTTAAATTTATCATCTTTACAACAAAGCTGAATTACAATTCATACTTGTACCTTTACCCCCTATTCACAGTTTGAACAGGATTAGTTTCTTTACAAGTGTCACTGGGATGTTGGTGTTGAATGACTGGTCCTGTTCATACATTAGAAAAACATGCACTCCAAATTCCAAATTTGGCTAAactatttccctatttttaaaaccGAGTGtttcagactggcacattccaagctcAAGGGCTACGTGCAGAGGGATGCTCTAAAGTTTGGGACAGCCGCTTCAGAGATGCAATGGGGAAACGTTctgtctaaggcctttcagcctTGGTGCACTGAGGCTATATGATTCACATTGAATCTTTACAGTaaatattacatgtatcacattgtattgaagcacctcagagtgcaacatggcCTATGTAGACAATTTAAATATCATTGCACGTTCTGTAATGCCTATTTTGAAATGTTTGTAATGTGCTTTTTATTGTACTGAAGCacttcagagtgcaacatgatctaagTTGAAAATTTGAATATGACTGCACTttctgtgatggccattttgaaatgtttggtaatgttcttttagatattttatgaataaagtatacttttgcaaaaaataaaataaaactgacATAACTAGAAATGGCATGTTGGCTGGGATtcatttggtagcactcttgcctctgaatcacaggGTTTTGGGTTTAAATCCGACTCCAGGAATTgagcacacaaaaaaaaatcgaAGCTGAtatcctgtgcagtactgaggagcaCAACACTGTCAGAAGTGGTGTCTTTCAGATGGGATATTAAACCAGTTTGCCTGtatgggtggatgtaaaagattgcaTTGCACTACTTCAATGAAGAGCACAAGAGttatcctggtgtcctggccagtatttatcccttgATCATAATCACAAAGCACAGGTTAtttgttcattatcacattgctgtttgcggcaATTTGCTGAGAtttatttactctttcatggaACGTGagattcgctggctgggccagcagtaattgcccatccttaattgcccttgagaaggtggtggtgagccgccttcttgaacctctgcagcctatgtggtgtaggtacatccaaaatgctgttagggagggagttccaggattttgacagtgaaggaacggcaatatagtcccaagtcaggatggtttggaAGAGAACTTGAAAGTGATGATGCTCCCATGCACCTCTGCCCTTCTacatggtagaggtcgtgggtttggaagatgctgccaatggagacttggtgagttgctgcagtgcatcttgtaggtggtacacatcgggcagaaatttccccctgtcgggggggtgttgtgcggggtcaggtggtggggggagagagggggggcagggtTTGCTGGTGCAAACCGGGTTGgggccacgctgccattttacgtgggcgggccaattaagacccgcccagtgtgaagTGCACCAGGAAGCGCTGAGCGAtccctgtgcggggtggggggggtattcCCTGAGTAGGGGCCtttgctcttttgcgcatgcgtgcaaaagggtgcagaaatctccctgaggcacagagg from the Carcharodon carcharias isolate sCarCar2 chromosome 9, sCarCar2.pri, whole genome shotgun sequence genome contains:
- the LOC121282391 gene encoding colipase-like, whose translation is MKVILVYLACCIAVGIAAPERGLFLNLSDGELCVGSFQCKSRCCQRETGLSLARCADKGAEGNACSNHLLYNVYYKCPCQQGLKCDGDKSIIGSITNTNFGLCKDPSTTP